GCATGCTTCACTTTCTGCATCACTTAATTTGGCAATAAATGCGGATTTATATCGCCTTTTCCTCCATTCCTCTGCAATATTTGCACATACCGAACGGGATGACCTTCGGATTTGATCAACTAAGGAATATCTCTCTTCTATTGGAAAAAACTTTGTAATATTAAAAATTTCCATAGCTGTATTCATCGCATTTTGATAAACTTTTAAGTCTTTATAGCTTTGTATTTTTTCACCCATTCTCCCCTTTTTCTGTGAAACGGAGAAATTTCTCCCCTTCTTAAGATTCTTCCTTTCTCCCCTTCTCCCTCTCTCCAATTCATCCATTCTCCGTTTCTCTCTGTAATGACTGAATAGTTACAAATAATTTCGTATTTCCTATTCCCAGATCCCCATTCTCTATTTTTTAGCTCAAGTAAAATACAAAAAATGCCGATAAAAAAGGTAGGATGATTATTATTTATCTTTTGTTTCCAGCTCTTGTATTTTCCTGGCAGATACAAACAATAGATGATTCCCCTGACGATGTTGGTGCGTATTCATCCATTGCTTGTGATTCTTCGGGAAAACCCTATATTTCATACACAAACCTTACAACAGGAGGCTTAAAATATGCCTATTTTAATGGCTCTTTCTGGACTACAAATACAATAGGAACAACAGGCTCTGTTGGTTATTATACATCCATTGATTTAGACAGCAGCAATAATCCCCACATA
The bacterium DNA segment above includes these coding regions:
- a CDS encoding four helix bundle protein; protein product: MGEKIQSYKDLKVYQNAMNTAMEIFNITKFFPIEERYSLVDQIRRSSRSVCANIAEEWRKRRYKSAFIAKLSDAESEAC